From one Esox lucius isolate fEsoLuc1 chromosome 11, fEsoLuc1.pri, whole genome shotgun sequence genomic stretch:
- the cdc42ep4a gene encoding cdc42 effector protein 4a — translation MPILKQLVAGTSQAKQRRSRMDLTREMISAPLGDFRHTMHVGRSGDAFGDTSFLSTRSGEAPCQADAQPRSPRPGLLARTFRSSKRSQSVNRVDQRDGSLTAPGSSPTFVKNAMSLPFLNDENGERDGRRVPKSLSSSPLKQPHEQDGGGRPSNGAGAHCLELEERSFGELTDLPSPSRGYYGGGMKHAESVMSFHIDLGPSMLGEVLDVMQKEDDDLGFEEGKSSEGRASPTLLIGREVGEGDEEGAEAEEEVGEDNEAEPELLRLQEDEFPVSARPAGSVDHEDGEAEDEGAPYTPEYTPEPCPKHLRHQLDNCSVASSGAGSAHIEQEMAIGQHHSGDTDSATFSAPPEEEDEGEKFSSFLEDEDDEIRV, via the coding sequence ATGCCCATCCTGAAGCAGCTAGTAGCGGGGACATCCCAGGCGAAGCAGCGGCGCTCCCGCATGGATCTGACCCGGGAGATGATCAGCGCCCCGCTGGGGGACTTCCGCCACACCATGCACGTGGGCCGCAGCGGCGACGCCTTTGGGGACACCTCATTCCTCTCCACGCGCTCCGGGGAGGCCCCGTGCCAGGCCGACGCCCAGCCCCGCTCCCCCCGCCCGGGCCTTTTGGCCAGAACCTTCCGCAGCAGCAAGCGCTCCCAGTCGGTCAACCGGGTAGACCAGAGAGATGGCTCGCTGACGGCTCCCGGCAGCTCGCCCACCTTCGTCAAGAACGCCATGTCTTTGCCCTTCCTCAACGACGAGAACGGCGAGCGCGACGGTCGCCGGGTTCCTAAAAGCCTCTCGTCCAGTCCTCTCAAGCAGCCCCACGAGCAGGACGGAGGCGGCAGGCCCTCCAACGGGGCTGGAGCCCACTGCCTGGAGCTGGAGGAAAGGAGTTTTGGGGAGCTGACTGACCTGCCTAGCCCCAGCCGCGGCTACTACGGCGGGGGGATGAAGCACGCCGAGTCGGTCATGTCCTTCCACATTGACCTCGGGCCCTCCATGTTGGGGGAGGTCCTGGACGTCATGCAGAAGGAGGACGACGACCTGGGCTTTGAGGAGGGGAAGAGCAGCGAGGGACGGGCCTCCCCCACACTGCTCATcgggagggaggtgggagaaGGGGACGAAGAAGGGGCGGAGGCggaagaggaggtgggagaAGACAACGAGGCGGAACCTGAGTTGCTGCGGCTACAGGAAGATGAGTTCCCGGTTTCCGCGCGTCCAGCCGGCTCCGTCGACCACGAGGACGGGGAGGCGGAGGATGAGGGGGCCCCCTACACGCCAGAGTACACGCCAGAGCCCTGCCCTAAACACCTGAGGCACCAATTAGACAACTGCTCCGTGGCCAGCTCTGGCGCTGGCTCCGCCCACATAGAGCAGGAGATGGCAATTGGCCAGCACCACAGTGGGGACACGGACAGCGCCACCTTCAGCGCGCCGCCAGAGGAGGAAGACGAAGGGGAGAAGTTCTCTTCCTTCTTGGAAGACGAGGACGACGAGATCCGCGTATGA